TGTAAATTTTCTGCAGTCTCAATTTGATAGTGATACTGGTAGTGGTACCTACATATCACTTGTAttgtgatgacaatgataacagcATGGCAATAATGAAGTTATGATTTCAAAGTAGATTTCACTTGCATACAGAGTTGTGCAGTCTTGTATAGTGTCATGTGCAATCCAGTCTTTTTTAATTGAAGGAAGTTTGATTGATTGTAAGCTTGTGACGGCAGTAGCACAATATAGGAAGTAGTGTAACGAATATTGACACACTCCTTTGATCCATCCTCCCTCTGCCTGCCCGCGCCCGGCCCGGCCGCGCCCAGCCCCGCTCCGCTACCCCGCGGGCCCGCATGATATCTGCACAACCCGTGTCGGGCGTGTGAAGCAGAGCCCGCGCGCGGTGACCATCTATTTGATTTGCCGTAAGCGTGAATCGATAGCCCTGAGCAGTAACACAAGGTCAAATGCAAGGGGCATAAATGATTCACAAAAAAACTGTAGGATGAACAGAAACCACAGATAATTGTCAGAAATGTCCTAAATGATGTCAAAAAGACTATCACATTTCACAAAAAATTGCAACTTcagatatgaaaaagtcaagaaaatgtgttgaaatCTGATGCTAACTACGATCCTGTCTGTGTGTCCCATGGGACCGACTCATGCATGATAGCGACACATGGTTAAAATATCGAGCATTGTGAGGTGAATGTTCAGCTAGGAACGTTCTGATTTTTTGTGAGAGATCGTGTATGTGTTGCTCCTCTGGACTTTAGTTTTAATATGTTTGATAACCACTCTGAACTTTTTTAATGACGTCAGATATTGAGTCATCATCTTCCGTTAGTGAGTAGTTTCGAAGGGAGACCGAATCAaagtatttttaatgtaaatgctGAAGTGAGCCCTCTCTCGACGGATTGCCCAATGGCCGCGCTCTACATACGGCGATGAAGCGCCTATGACGACCCCACATACGTGCTAGCGCGTCGTGTGTAGGGCTAGTGCAGTTTGTGAGTGTGCGTAtgctggatgtgtatgtgtgggggcttgcgtacacattggctacgggtcacgccgaattttctggaagattagcctcggttaaaggctttgatatattttccttagtttgcacaatcgtgctatgtggtcgtttgtagtgagtgtgtatactcattctatgtccttagatcacatgctaatgtgatgccgtggtgttctgattgtatgcctgattcgaaggcttagggattttgatgttttctgcttatcgtagaaaatttttgcctgttctgcgcgtgtgactgggttcatgcatatatgtgtattcatatgcagtgcattttttttttgttaaggctttgtagttttgtgaggatttgtgacttcttgcaagttttgattttgatattcccacaatggctgatgtcgtgcagagctttgttgatgaacccactcaggaaggttttaataacctgaggaaggcagaactggtggaagttgctcgaattttagaaatcccgatcaaaacatcggatcgaaaagcagagatcaaggacacaatttcggagttttttaccaatactggtatttggcctgcctctttgtcagaggatgaagcagggacagatgatggtgaaattatcacacctttggtaacccctgcagaaagtgaattgaagaaaattgagatccagcttcggatgaagcagctggaagtcgaggcaaagaaaatagaactcgaaatcaagtcaatcgatgcaaaatcgaatgaaccttcttccggcagttcagcaaagtcatcaaaatttgatgcattgAGGCAATCTCAGTTGGTGCCGAAATTTCGTGAAGACCGGGTAGAAGAGTTTTTCCAGCACTTTGAAAAAGTGGCTGTGAGTTTAGAATGGCCCAAGGAAGTGTGGCCGACATTGATACAGAGCTCGCTGGTAGGGAAGGCCCAAGAGGTCTATGCGTCTCTCACTATCCAAGAGTGTTCTgactatgagaatttgaagagttCCGTGTTAAGGGCGTACGAGTTGGTGCCGGAAGCCCACAGGCAACTGTTTCGGAATTATAGGAGAAGGGATGATCAGACAttcgttgattttgtgcaacacaagcagacccattttgaacactggttaaggtcgtctggtgttgatgatttccacaaactgaaagagttggtgttgttagaggaggtgaagaggtgtgttcagccagatcagcggcagtacctggaggaaagggaagtgaatggtgccaggagagctgctgtcctccttgatgagtatgtgcttacccacaagggtactttcaaactttcttcaagcaagaaaggaggccagggtgtgccaagaaaaggagctgttgctccaagcattcccaagcccgatcttgatcaaaagccgaacaaggcttgcttctattgcaagaaggatggacatgtgatgtcagcttgctggaagttgaagaagaagcgagaaaaagaggggattaGCAACCCCAAAGCATTGCCAGATGCTTTTGCTATCACTCGCACAGAACATCTGCCATCGTTTGAACGGGTGGCAGAGAATTACAGACCTTTCATATCTTCAGGGTATGTTAGTTTGACGCCTGATAGTGAGCAGGTTCAGGTTCACATTTTGAGGGATACAGGAGCATCACAGAGTCTCCTGTGTGCAAAGACATTGCCATTTTCGGTTGAATCTTCTGTGAATTCGGAAGTGTTTGTGAGGGGAGTTGAAGGTGGGAGTGTCCGAGTGCCTCTTCATAATATCGAATTGAAGAGCGATCTTGTCAGTGGCTCAGTTGTAGTAGGTATTTTGCCTACATTGCCAGTCGAAGGTGTCACCTTATTGCTCGGCAATGATATCGCTGGAGAGAAGGTTTTGCCTCACTTTCTCCCAAGTAAGACACCCGTGGTTGACGAAGCCACAGAGAAATTGGTTCAGGATATGCCTGATGTGTTTCCCTCATGTGCTGTTACCAGGTCAATGGCTCGTGAACTGgagaaagaggagcaagaggatatcttggctgatactttcttctctagacttgaagagtctagcagcagtgatgatgcacatatggaccatggtcaaatgtcagagatttctcgtcagagtctggttgaattgcagggcaaagaccctgaaatagtgcgtcttgcacagtcacttgtacctgataggaggaagaggagaagactctgtcatgtcaacatgctaaaggagtatgttgaaaatgtagaagAGGCTAATGAAAAGCCTGTTGCTACGGTTGGAATCGGTTGTGAAGTGGATGGTGAAGACAGTGAGagtgatgatgtggaaattccgcagttgatgttgaagaattctgaggtgttagcaaatctatctgacacattatctcatcttccaggagtagagagagctcaggtgatggatgtagtccatgagtatgaacaccttttcagtgatgtaccaggtcgtactagtgtggtggtgcatgatgttgatgtgggggactcctcccctgtcaagcaacacccatatcgtgtgaatccattgaaaatggatgttctgaggaaggaagttcaatacatgcttgaacatgaccttattgagcccagtaagagtggatggagttctccctgtgtgttggttccaaagcaggatggttctttgcgtttctgtacggattacaggttgctcaattcgaaaacaaagtcagactcgtaccctttgccccgcatcgatgattgtattgatcgcgtagggaatgccaaatacgtcagtaagtttgaccttttgaaggggtactggcaggttcccctcagtgaaagagcgaaagaactgtctgcattcgtgactcctgacggattcttccaatacaaagtgatgccgttcgggatgaagaacgcgcccgctacattccagagactcatcaacaccgtcacgtctggcttggtgggatgcgaggcgtatctcgacgacatcatagtgtacagccatacatgggaggaccaccttctgagagtcagagcactgtttgaccgcttgaccagtgccaaccttacggtgaacttgaggaaatgtgagTTCGCCCGAGCAAAAGTCGTGTTCCTGGGTCACATTGTGGGACATGGTTCCGTCAAGCCTGTTGAAGCAAAGGTGGAGACGATCCTGAACTTTCCCCGCCCACAGAGTAAGCGAGAGCTGAGACGATTTCTGGGCATGACTGGCTATTATCGGAAGTTCTGCCATAATTTCGCTGATGCTGCAACACCGCTCACCAACATGTTGCGGAAAGATTCGCAGTTCGAGTGGTCAGATGACTGTCAAGTTGCTTTCAACCGGCTGAAGGCAATGCTAGCGAGTTCTCCGGTTCTTGCAGCGCCGAACTTCGACAAGCAGTTCATTCTTATGGTGGACGCGAGTgacacaggaggaggaggagccctgatgcagaaggacgacaacggagttgaccatcccgtcgcgtacatgtccagaaaattcaacaaacatcagcgacggtactccactgtcgagaaggagacgttagcgctcgtcatggctcttcgtcattttgacgtgtacctgaacactacaaagtatccagtgctggtgtacacagaccacaatccgcttgtgttcctgtcgcgaatgaggaacaaaaatggacgcctaaccagatgggcgctagtgctacaggagtacaacctcgtgatacagcacgtacgtggaaaagacaatgtcattgcaGACGCTTTGTCCCGTGGATAAGATAGAAGTACGCATATTTCCACGGATAGGACAAAAGGACACAGATGTGCTTATTATCCATAGATAATAAGACTGGTAATGActtggaaacatgaacaatacgagacaaaagaaatgtgtttccatgcatttgtaagaaaattatatttctcatgttgaagaaagagtgttattgattgctttgaaatgatgacacaaacattgtgtacactgctttaatttattctttttgttcttgtctgcagggaaaaagacagcatgttttccaaattgtcatgatttttgcaccaaaacagggcaaaatcatttcaagtgatatagcatgagttttatgctttatatggtgaagaaaggggttttcagtaatacagcatattttgatacagggtataatgtagacattgtattaattggaactgcaaattaagttgcattgctgtttgcaaaaagcacacacaagcacacaaaagctgttgttgcattttttttcaaatgcttaaTCTGCAAGAGTTGGAATTTGTGGCATCACAGAATTGACCaattatacacattttccatagcatagatatcgactgagtgaaattatgacactatgatattcataatgttgtgaatgtgtaaggttcatgagaccatacaggtgtacagacataaccaggttatattcatgtgatatcttgtttcagaaacagagagagtataacaggtgttcataattgcattgttttgctatacgctagtcactgtacatgcatttattgtctTGAGGAACAAAGCTTTATAGTATTTGAACAGAAgtgtcaagaaattagaaatgtagagatgtttgtcagaccaaacagttgagctgaacgcgttgttatgtcagttttcatcaaaggtcagattgctacaagctcaccatgtaaaaatggttactaagtatagtgaatggaagattacttctgttattggtgacataatacaacaacaaaaccgtataaagttcagtattcaacctgcatgattgtcagtgtatgcaggttaatcagtgatatgtgtagcggtttttctcaagcatatgcacatcaagctaagagagaagtttgatatgtccatacttatggtatattgtttcatgatacaattacagtgtattttgttctgaaccagcagcatttcttagatttcgactaggtgttgaaatgtttggccatttgatactcataagcatttcaggaaagctaaagagaatacatgtttcatgatttatgaccaagcagaaaaaaaaaagaagaaaagaaaacaaggaatgttgtggTTGTAAAGTTTTGCGCGTATACGCACATGCTTGTTCCGAGCAGGTAGTGGATCTATATTTAGACTTAGCCTACGCTCAAGAAAGGTTTTGATAAGGCTCATTAAGTCTGAGcttgtttatgtgaagaatccactttagtgtatgaacacacaactgtgcatttttatgtatcgtgtttcggaacatgtttgtaacgactgtttgcagtttgactggaaagttcttccataacttcccgtcttaaggggggagatgtgatgcgccttgaacaaggctaataccaataaagaggtccgcagcaagttatcgctctcagatcaagacatggcttcccaatcgtgggcttcccaatcgtggtctttttgcaacgttgttgtgatggtttgggtgcgatctgccaggaatggagcggaacatttgattgtcatgatgtggtgattgggttgagtcgtgacaataacaaaccttcggaatcagCGAACCTTacatcattttcggactaacgaagcTTCGGGATGACAAACATTACCCTCATaatgaatgatttgaaaataTCGTCACTATCAGTAAAATCTCTGAGATGCAAAGGAAAAATATTAGTGAAGACACTGAAAAGTAGTAGACAAGGAATAAGGTATATAAAATGTAAACGTTCATGTTTTTATTCAGTTGCTCGGAAAAATATAGAGGGGAAATCGGCTACAAAGTCTTTTCATCTCACGTTGCTTGAAAGACCCTAAGGCTGATCTACCTACTGATATCTAACGCGAGCAGTAAATCTTAGGATGAAATTCTTTGTAATAGATATAACTTgctacagacaaaaaaaaaaaagaagaagaggaagaagatggtgaagaagaaaagaagttaGATACTTGATGAACTTTAGACAGCTTTGATAACCTTTCAATCTAGTCCGGGTTGACCGAAACACATTACCTGCTTTGTTGAAAAACGAACCGAGTTGAAGTGAAACTAAGTTGCAATAAACGTCAAACCTGTTGAATGAGATGATTCAATCAATAATAGCAAGAATTTAGACAGGTTTCCCAGATCTTTATCGGAAGAAGTGAATAgcatttctcttcattttttcccatATGCAAGAGTACTTTATCAAGTGTTCATTTCGTAACGAGCACACAACAGTTGTTAACATCAAATGATTAGAATGAAAGAgagaattgggggggggggggacgggagCATGATGGGAAGATTTCATTGATGGCCTTAACGTCAATGCTTCATTTTCGGAGTACAGTCCGTATTGGTGCTTCAAGGGTTAATCTTCAATCCGGGAAAATTTCAGTCACCCCTTGAGGGTCTCACCTTGTACTGTGTTTTATTGAAATACTATCCcacttaacccccccccccccccgtgtcaGTCCTAGCTTACCCTTGTCTCAGATAGGGTCTACATTGTTAGTCTTCATTGCTATCACTGGAATTAGGGCAGGAGGATCGAAGCACTCAAGGGTTATTGACGTGATAAAAAGACACACTGGAAGTCAATTATAAAATAAGAtttagttgtgtgtgtgtgtgtgtgtgtgtgtgtgcatgtgtgtgtgtgtgtgtgtgtgtgtgtgtgtgtgtgtgagggtgtgtgtgtgtgtgtgtgttgtgtgtgtgtgtgcgtgtgtgtgtgtgtgtgtgtgtgtgtgtgtgtgtttgcgtgtgtatgcgtgtgtaccctacatttagttttttttttttttttagtatagaTACCTACAGGGAGGATTAAAAGAACAGATGATCGAGTCTAGAGCCCAGAGAGATACATAGACGGACAGATATCTAAAATAATTATAGTAACATAGATTTCATTTTAGAGGAAAGGAGGATGAGTCAGATGAGAAGAGAGGcagacagaataaaaaaaaaaaacacacacacacaacatatgACTATTACAACATCCAGGCAGTTAGCTGGATACCTATATATGACGGTAAATTAGCAGATATATAGGGAGAGACTAATATACAGAAACAGAGAGGATAAGGCAAataaagatagatatataaagATAGATATAAATTTAGGAGAAATAACGATAGATATAAATTTAAGACATGGATAGATATAAAGATAGACATGAATTCCGgtgatggatagacagatagacaggtATAGACAGATGAGTACTTAGGTAGAAGGTGAGAGATATCAAGAGAGAgccgggggagggggaggggggggggggcgggaaggggaggggagagaggggaggggggggggggaggatggatGAAGGTACGCTGATAACGTCTTCCTAGAGGAGCCGGGGTCATGCACTTTTCCAATAGAGTTCAATCCAGACAGCTGAACGCACCGTTAAAAATACACATGATGGCTTCTCATTGTGGATCAAATGAAACAGTCGCGTGGTTTCGGTGGATCTCCCGGTGTTTCCGTATGAACCTGGTGTTTCCTGGCTCTCTAAGTCTAAAACTATACACACGTGATATTTTTGCTACCGCTGTAGGTTGCttttgtaaacacacacacacacacacacacaacacacacacacacaccacacacacacacacacacatacaaatacacacaagatAAAAGGATGAACTGAAAATCTATAGAGGCTTGCGAAACATTGCTTGGATTAGATTTTTTCCTATTATATgaatagaaacaacaacaatctaCAATCCCTGTTGACCAGCCTGCGGATATTTTCCTATCACTACCGAACCGCTCAGTCAGCACTCAAGGCAATCGCGAAACCTTGTATTCGATATAGCGGCAATCAGATGATTAGTCAATTATCTGTATCTGAGTCTCAAATATTAGATCATCTTTCCTCGACGTCTTTATCATGAGTCTTTACCTTATCAACATGTTTCAAAAATAAGACCAGGAACAATGTTAATGCCCTATCATTCGGACATCaaccattcactttttttttttttaacaagctCAACCCTCCTGGACATCTGTATGGTATTGCACCACCACTGAATAATGTAAGTGCATGGGTCATTTTAATACCCGCATTCTTCGGCTAGTCATCCGAAACGCGGAGTACCCAGATCTTGCATAAAATATCATCTGAGCATGGGGATTAGACTGGACAGGGAATTATAAATCCGTCTGATATTACATGATGTCTTAGATATCGTTCAAAATAGAAAAGGactatttctctctctcgttctccctttcccctcccccaccctccaTCTCTATCCCTCAGTCTctctttatctttatctttcCCAGTCAAATCCAAATCCTGTGTTTTAACTTTTGTCCCTCAACGGGCATGGAGGAGGTCTCTTGTTTCACCAAGGTATACTCGTCCCCCGTTTCGAGTGCAACCCGAGCCCTCCGCAGAGCATACGAAGCTCATCTCCTCTCGCCAGCCATGCCCGGGTGCGAACGAACTTTGGAGCACCTGTTCTCACGGAGAACGAACCTGGCTAAGCCGATGCGCTGCGCGGGAAATATTTGCTCGGACCTCTGCGGTGTCTGCAACATTGCACACAGccaagacgattttttttttgcccttttttttttaaacttcagTAGCTCACGAAATACTGTGCGGAGATTGAAGCTGGGTAATGTGGAAGGGAAAACTGACTTTCAGCAAATTTGAACCCTCGCGAATGACCTCTTTTGCGGTACGAGAACGTTACAATACACATGGTTTAAATATGTGTGTCACTCTGTTCTCTTTCTCTCGCTTGCCAtctccccccttccccttccctctctctcgCCCCACCCTCCCTAaatcccccctctctctttctttctcttcccagCCTCTCCCGAACACCACATGACACAGTGACATAATAGACATCCATCTGCCTTTCTTAAAAattcaatgaaaaagaaataaacccGTGTACATAAGGAAAACGTATGCAGACTAATATCATTTTTAGTTATAGCACAAACACATTAACACACGCAAGCACAAAcgtgcgcacgcacacacacacacacacttacaataTACAGACATatacacacgcgcgcgcgcacacacacaatactcAAACGGAAAGATGTTCACATCAACATTAGATAGTTTCGTGTTAAAGGTACAGGCATCTGATGTAGTGAAAACTGCCTTTAATACTAAGGAACACATTTTTCAGTAATGACGCAATATCGTATTTGCTTCGCCTTCTCAGCATTCGATTTTACTTTGAAATGATtatatgagaaaaataatgtaatttaaTTCTATTTTTCTCCAGCCTGCAAGGATACGCTTTTCTGTCCACGGAAAAGAAGCACGCAAATCCAAACAGGAATGTCACTTCATCCATATATTCTATGCAGTATTCTATGGGACTTGCCTACCCATCCAACACcaagcccccctccccccccccctccagccCCGAAACGCTCATGAACTATCAAAGCGACTTTCAACCTCTCGAAAGATCACGAAGAAACGAGTCATCCTGTTTTTCGAAATGCCATGGCCCAATTCCCGGCTTGGAGACCAGCGGTGTTAGGTGTCGAGCCGgctgaaactttaaaaacacTAACCAACGTGAGGCGCCACATTCACGACACCTGCACTCCTTTTTAGCGTCATCCCAGCAACCCCCGCTTAACCGGGTAAGACTCCCTCGACCGACCGGGTCAGGCGTAAGAGGGATCGATGTAACATGTGGCCACATAAATAGGCAAAAGAGTATTTTCTTGCAGCAGAAAAAAGGCAGTTTATCAGACTCCAAGTAAGGAATAGGTTAGGCAGCtgcaaatatacacacaaatcGCCGCGTCAGTCCATCCCTTCCACCCTGCACTCACGCGATACATATCTTCATCAATTAACCAGTTGTATTTGAGACCAGGCGCATAATGCATAAGACTTTCCacctgagaaaaagaaaaaaaaaaaaacctctggtAAGAACTGAAAACTCGGATTGATATGATTTTGCCATTTACTTTAACAAAGGAAAAAGTTTTTTAAAAAGTagcctttatttatttttttttaaaggtaaacAGTTTTATGCAAGAGGCCCAAGATTATCCCTCTTTAAAGTTAATGGTGACCCTAACCGGTATTGCACACTAATACATGGACAATGTATTATGGAAATTCGAGTGTATATTTTGATCGATGAGTAGTTCAGTGCTTGGTTACGGATGAGCATCAGGCATCAATTTTACAGAGCTTGACACATTATGGTTTTTCTTTGGGAAAAAGAAACTGACATTTTGACAAATATTCTATCATTATATTGTGATACTTATAAATGACgtgaagaaagatttttttttcttcagtgttcTTAAAGACATTCGTAGATACGAGATTCAATAGCGTTAATTAATTTGTAGTTATAATTTTCTACATGACCTTATCACAATCACTATAATCTTTGATTAAGGCAATTACACAGATATCTGCTAGCAAGTgctttacaatgtatgtcagtGATTTCCTTGATTGCTAATGATATGTGATGTAACAGAACCCTAATTCTCCTTTTTGTTCATGATATGCTTAAATAAGGTGTAATTTATTGGTGTACCAAAGGTGCTCATGTTTCGTTAATAAAAATCTAACAAAGTAACTTTGAAGAGCTAGAAGTCCATGAGTTACCAGAGACGCATGatgtactattattattattttggggGTATTATTTATCCCATCAATTatgtctttccttttttttttcttttcgtacaTCCAGTATTAGTTGTCCAGTCTCAAGTTACAAAAAAGTATGTTATCATGGTATGCTTTTAGGATATGACATATCGTACAACAATCGAGATATTGTCAATAATAGAACACCCCGCGATGGAATCGGGGTCTGTTTTTCCttatcttaaagggaagataaaccccaagagcaatgtggattgagtgaaagcagcaacattagtagaacacatcagtgaaagtttgaagaaaatcggacaatcgatgcaaaagttatgaatttttaaagttttggtgttggaaccactggatgaggagactactagaggttatgacgtatgagtggacaacaataccaagaaaatataaagaaaattctacaaaaatccattttcatgaaaattacaaattccatcaacttgatattgacatatgttaaggatagcaattattccccctgctttctgaaagaggttggtccattgctctttcatgattctagaaaagtgaatttttgttgaaattcctttatattttctttgtattgttgtccactcatacgtcatatcctctagtagtctcctcatccagcggttccaacaccaaaactttaaaaattcataacttttgcatcgattgtccgattttcctcaaactttcactgatgtgttctactaatgttgctgctttcactcaatccacattgctcttgaggtttatcttccctttaataggGAATGGATTCGAGGTTGGTCGATGTGCATGCAAATTAAAGACTTTTAATTTCCCACACAAGCGTGACAgatgttgttggtgttgtttcaTCCTATTACGGAATATAACTTGAATTACAACGGGGATTTAATCTTGCTTTATTGTATCATTCAAGTAGATTGTTTGCGTGGAGAAAGTTGATTGAATACTAGAGAAATGGGTAGTTGATTGGATTGTTTTATTGACTCGTCAGAGTCATTGGTATTCCTTCTCTTGAGATCAACACGTGTGATTAAAATAATTACACAAACAAGTCAATGAGCATCTGGGCCGTGATGTGGTTTCGGGCACTGGGGAAATAAATTGTGTTTTAAAGGTATTATCTACCAGTGGGAGGAgggatttaaaaatgtttgagttgtcgcatttgatgcataatgtctaggtcagttgtatcataaaacatcatatatatatatatatatatatatatatatatatattatttatatatcaaaaaatgagaaacAATTACAGTATTGTTCACGTTTTGTATAACTAACAATACTGAGCATTGATTATGCagcttattattttttttttttgtttagatgG
The Diadema setosum chromosome 21, eeDiaSeto1, whole genome shotgun sequence DNA segment above includes these coding regions:
- the LOC140244488 gene encoding uncharacterized protein, with amino-acid sequence MTGYYRKFCHNFADAATPLTNMLRKDSQFEWSDDCQVAFNRLKAMLASSPVLAAPNFDKQFILMVDASILVPRFECNPSPPQSIRSSSPLASHARVRTNFGAPVLTENEPG